From Planococcus halocryophilus, the proteins below share one genomic window:
- a CDS encoding homoserine dehydrogenase, which translates to MKNEISIGLLGLGTVGSGVATIIQQHQQDLHHKLGAQVSIKKVLVRDTKKDRLSSLDPSVFTTDIEEILNDSSLDIIVEVMGGVDGAKTAIEKALKAGKQVVTANKDIMAEFGHELLKLADAEKCDLFYEASVAGGVPIIRTLEDGLASDRISSLMGIVNGTTNFIMTKMKNENMTYEDALAEATALGYAEADPSADVDGLDAARKMVILSSLAFSTEVHLDDVLVRGMKEIRDGDLELANKFGYTMKMVGSSTKDEDGIEVSVEPIFLANSHPLASVNNEFNAVYIYGDAVGETMLYGPGAGSLPTATSVVSDIIAACRNLQLGVNGKRAHAAQHERVIKPEAKRFAKYCHRLLVNDEVGVLSKMTSIYSKHGASIQSVIQSPAVEPGKAELVLLTHQISRQQHLDVLKEVEGTASVISHYRIEGEETV; encoded by the coding sequence ATGAAAAACGAAATTTCAATCGGATTATTAGGCCTTGGAACGGTGGGCAGCGGAGTTGCTACAATCATCCAGCAGCATCAGCAGGATTTGCATCATAAATTAGGTGCCCAAGTTTCTATCAAGAAAGTACTGGTCAGAGATACAAAAAAAGATCGGCTTTCTAGCTTAGACCCGAGTGTTTTTACAACGGATATAGAAGAAATCTTGAATGATTCTTCTCTCGATATCATTGTCGAAGTTATGGGTGGCGTAGATGGCGCTAAAACAGCTATTGAAAAAGCACTCAAAGCAGGCAAGCAAGTGGTTACAGCCAATAAAGACATTATGGCAGAATTTGGTCACGAATTATTAAAATTAGCAGATGCTGAAAAATGTGATCTGTTTTATGAAGCTAGTGTTGCAGGTGGTGTACCGATTATCCGTACATTAGAAGATGGTTTAGCTTCTGACCGCATTTCTAGTTTAATGGGAATTGTTAACGGCACAACAAACTTCATTATGACAAAGATGAAAAACGAAAATATGACATATGAAGATGCTTTAGCTGAAGCAACTGCATTGGGATATGCAGAAGCTGATCCTTCAGCGGATGTAGATGGTCTTGATGCAGCTCGCAAAATGGTTATTTTGTCTTCACTTGCATTTTCAACAGAAGTTCATTTAGATGATGTTCTTGTGAGAGGAATGAAAGAAATTCGGGATGGCGATTTAGAGCTAGCAAATAAATTTGGTTATACAATGAAGATGGTTGGATCTTCAACAAAAGATGAAGATGGCATCGAAGTTTCCGTAGAACCAATTTTCCTTGCCAACTCACATCCGCTTGCTTCAGTGAATAATGAATTCAACGCAGTATACATATACGGGGATGCTGTAGGTGAAACAATGTTATATGGACCAGGAGCGGGGTCTTTACCAACCGCGACGTCTGTAGTGTCTGACATTATTGCAGCTTGTCGTAACTTACAACTTGGTGTTAACGGTAAACGGGCTCATGCAGCACAACATGAACGTGTGATTAAACCAGAGGCTAAGCGCTTTGCGAAATATTGTCACCGTTTGCTTGTAAATGATGAAGTTGGCGTGTTATCAAAAATGACGTCAATTTACAGTAAACATGGAGCAAGCATTCAATCAGTAATTCAATCACCAGCGGTTGAACCAGGAAAAGCAGAATTGGTCTTGTTGACACATCAAATTTCTAGACAGCAACATTTAGATGTTTTAAAAGAGGTAGAAGGAACGGCAAGCGTTATTAGCCATTACCGAATAGAAGGGGAGGAAACAGTATGA
- a CDS encoding aspartate kinase, with amino-acid sequence MKVSKFGGTSVASAQQIKKVAAIVKAEPTRKIVVVSAPGKRFAGDVKVTDLLINLSAAALRDEPTDVALAKVVERYAQITHELGLDNKITNVIETDLLNRLQADKSSPPLFADLIKASGEDNSAKLIAAYLTSIGMPAEYVNPFDAGLFVNDLPERAQALPEAYERLADLKNKKTISVFPGFFGYTKGGILRTFERGGSDITGSILAAAVKAELYENFTDVDCVFAANPQVVENPAAIEQMTYREMRELSYAGFAVLHDEALMPVFKAAVPLCIRNTNNPSSPGTMIVAERDHSLRPVTGISADSGFSTLYVSKYLMNREIGFGRKLLQILEDEAISYEHIPSGIDNLSVILRSHQLSSDKEQRIIDRVKSELNADDVHIRSDFSMIVLVGEGMNNQKGLTARAANAFARTGVNIEMINQGSSEVSLVFGILKEDEKKILNELYKEFFEPALVH; translated from the coding sequence ATGAAAGTAAGCAAATTTGGCGGAACTTCAGTAGCTAGTGCACAACAAATAAAAAAAGTGGCGGCAATCGTTAAAGCAGAGCCAACTCGCAAGATTGTCGTTGTCTCTGCACCAGGCAAGCGATTCGCTGGAGACGTCAAAGTGACAGATTTGCTGATTAACTTATCAGCTGCGGCACTTCGTGATGAACCAACAGATGTTGCTCTTGCCAAGGTTGTGGAAAGATATGCACAAATCACTCACGAATTAGGGCTAGATAACAAGATTACTAATGTCATCGAAACTGACCTCTTAAACCGACTTCAAGCAGATAAAAGTTCTCCCCCTCTTTTTGCGGATCTGATCAAAGCGAGTGGTGAAGATAATTCTGCGAAACTAATAGCTGCATACTTAACGTCCATTGGTATGCCAGCAGAGTATGTTAATCCGTTTGACGCAGGTTTATTTGTCAATGACTTGCCAGAGCGTGCACAAGCTCTTCCAGAAGCTTATGAGAGACTAGCAGATTTGAAAAACAAAAAAACCATTTCAGTGTTCCCTGGCTTTTTCGGCTATACAAAAGGCGGAATATTACGGACATTTGAACGTGGAGGCTCAGATATTACCGGGTCTATCCTTGCAGCGGCTGTAAAAGCAGAACTCTATGAAAACTTCACCGATGTTGACTGCGTTTTTGCAGCAAATCCACAAGTCGTTGAAAATCCTGCTGCAATCGAACAAATGACGTACCGGGAAATGCGAGAACTTTCATATGCTGGATTTGCAGTTTTGCATGATGAAGCCCTTATGCCTGTTTTTAAAGCAGCTGTTCCTCTGTGCATTCGCAATACAAATAACCCTTCCTCACCCGGTACAATGATTGTTGCAGAACGTGACCATTCACTTCGCCCCGTAACAGGCATTTCAGCGGATAGCGGGTTCTCAACTTTATATGTTAGTAAATACTTGATGAACCGTGAGATTGGTTTTGGTCGTAAACTTCTTCAAATTTTAGAAGACGAAGCGATTTCATACGAGCATATCCCATCAGGTATCGATAACTTGTCTGTTATTTTACGTAGTCATCAATTGTCGTCTGATAAAGAACAACGGATCATTGACCGTGTAAAATCCGAACTGAACGCCGATGATGTCCATATCCGCAGCGATTTCTCAATGATTGTTTTGGTTGGAGAAGGCATGAACAATCAAAAAGGCCTAACAGCTCGCGCAGCGAATGCCTTTGCTAGAACAGGCGTTAATATCGAAATGATTAACCAAGGATCTTCTGAAGTAAGTTTGGTGTTCGGAATTTTGAAAGAAGATGAAAAAAAAATCCTAAACGAATTGTATAAAGAGTTCTTTGAGCCTGCTTTGGTTCATTAA
- a CDS encoding cupin domain-containing protein, whose protein sequence is MIYYPAVFKTNPEKIEQVFNGHGWRNSWTGGVFNYHHYHSNTHEVLGVYSGSAVLRIGGDHGESFRVSAGDVVLLPAGTGHKMLESSHDFKVIGAYPEGKSYNLKTGKTEERPFVLDDIKNTPIPKTDPVFGSSGPVTENWS, encoded by the coding sequence GTGATTTATTACCCAGCTGTTTTTAAAACGAACCCCGAAAAAATTGAACAAGTATTTAATGGCCACGGCTGGAGAAATAGCTGGACTGGTGGGGTTTTTAACTATCATCATTACCACAGCAACACTCATGAAGTGTTAGGTGTATACAGCGGTTCCGCCGTGCTCCGTATTGGCGGTGACCATGGCGAAAGTTTCCGTGTAAGTGCAGGTGATGTTGTGCTGTTACCTGCTGGGACAGGTCATAAAATGCTAGAGTCGAGTCATGACTTTAAAGTAATAGGTGCTTATCCAGAGGGCAAGTCTTACAATTTAAAAACCGGTAAGACGGAAGAACGACCTTTTGTATTAGATGATATCAAAAATACGCCGATACCAAAAACAGACCCCGTTTTTGGTAGTTCCGGACCAGTTACCGAAAATTGGTCATAA
- a CDS encoding aminotransferase class I/II-fold pyridoxal phosphate-dependent enzyme has translation MSISINSRIESIQISGIRQFSNQLIDYPEAINLTIGQPDFPTPEAVKQAAIIAIQNNQTSYTHNAGLLELRAEIASFFLDTYALEFNPQSEVIVTNGASEGLDSLFRAILEEGDEVILPAPAYPGYEPIIQLCGGKVVYLDTSDTGFQPDPQRLESLITDRTKAVLMNFPSNPTGVTMESAQLEKVAAVLEKHEVFIVTDEIYSENSYGEKHTTFASFEKLHNRTFLVHGLSKSHSMTGWRIGFVLGPEMYMKHVLKVHQYNAICAAVPSQYAALEAMKNQRHIPAEMNKEYIERRDFVYKRLTDMDIDVVLPKGAFYIFPSIEKFGMTSFDFAMRLLKEGGVAAVPGSAFTKYGEGFVRISYAYSMVVLEEGMNRLEQFIQTLKLRD, from the coding sequence ATGAGCATTTCAATCAATAGTCGTATCGAGTCTATTCAAATTTCAGGCATCCGTCAGTTTTCAAATCAATTAATCGATTATCCGGAAGCGATTAATTTAACAATCGGACAGCCTGATTTCCCAACTCCTGAAGCAGTGAAACAAGCTGCTATTATTGCAATCCAAAACAATCAAACAAGCTATACACATAATGCAGGATTGCTTGAATTGAGAGCGGAGATCGCTTCTTTTTTTCTAGATACGTACGCGTTAGAGTTTAATCCGCAATCAGAAGTTATCGTTACAAATGGTGCCAGTGAAGGGTTGGACTCTCTCTTTCGAGCGATTTTAGAAGAAGGTGATGAAGTTATTTTGCCTGCGCCAGCTTATCCGGGATACGAACCGATTATTCAGTTGTGCGGTGGAAAAGTGGTTTATTTGGATACTTCAGATACTGGTTTTCAACCAGACCCCCAGCGTCTTGAAAGTTTAATAACAGATCGTACAAAAGCGGTGTTGATGAATTTTCCATCTAATCCGACAGGTGTCACAATGGAATCTGCGCAACTTGAAAAAGTTGCAGCTGTTCTCGAGAAGCATGAAGTATTTATCGTTACCGATGAAATTTATAGTGAAAATTCATATGGTGAAAAACATACGACATTTGCGAGCTTTGAAAAGTTACACAATCGCACATTCCTTGTCCATGGTCTATCGAAATCCCATTCGATGACAGGCTGGCGAATTGGCTTTGTTTTAGGTCCGGAAATGTATATGAAACATGTGTTGAAAGTTCATCAATATAACGCGATTTGTGCAGCTGTGCCAAGTCAATACGCTGCACTTGAAGCAATGAAGAACCAGCGTCACATTCCTGCTGAAATGAATAAAGAATATATTGAAAGAAGAGATTTTGTCTATAAACGATTAACGGATATGGACATTGACGTAGTTTTGCCAAAAGGCGCATTTTATATTTTTCCTTCCATTGAAAAATTTGGCATGACTTCTTTTGATTTTGCGATGCGCTTATTAAAAGAAGGTGGAGTAGCAGCAGTGCCGGGTTCTGCATTCACAAAATACGGCGAAGGATTTGTGCGGATTTCTTATGCTTACAGCATGGTTGTTCTTGAAGAAGGGATGAATCGACTAGAGCAGTTTATTCAGACGTTAAAATTAAGGGACTAA
- a CDS encoding TRAP transporter large permease, whose product MTIALLFGTLFVCLLIGVPIAIALGVSALTAIYFGTTLPLSIITQKAFTSLDSFPLLAIPFFMLAGILMGKGGVSKRLLAFAASLVGWMTGGLGMVTIVACMFFAAISGSGPATVAAIGGFMIPAMVARKYDGGFASAVAAAAGSIGVIIPPSIPFVLYGVIGGVSVGSMFLAGIIPGIIIGSGLLITAYIISKKRGYKPEPGEASTFKFKDVLVTFWDAKWALLIPVIILGGIYGGIFSPTEAAVVAVVYAIIIGKFVYKELSWQGLYESFRQAIVINSTTMIIIGLSVSFAYFMTIEQIPGEISDYLTALSSNPLVILLAINLLLLVVGMFIDTISALVVLTPILLPIVVTVGVDPVHFGVILVANLAIGFVTPPLGVNLFVASSVGGVRFEKIAFAVIPFLLSMIVCLLIITFIPALSLWLPGLYE is encoded by the coding sequence ATGACAATAGCCCTCTTATTTGGCACGTTATTCGTTTGTTTGTTAATCGGTGTACCTATTGCGATTGCTTTAGGCGTTTCAGCTTTGACAGCGATTTATTTTGGTACAACGTTGCCTCTTAGTATTATTACTCAAAAAGCATTTACCTCTCTAGACTCATTCCCACTGCTTGCGATCCCGTTCTTTATGCTTGCTGGAATATTGATGGGCAAAGGTGGGGTTTCTAAACGCTTGCTCGCATTCGCAGCGTCATTAGTCGGCTGGATGACGGGTGGCTTAGGAATGGTGACGATTGTAGCTTGTATGTTTTTCGCGGCTATATCAGGGTCAGGTCCTGCAACAGTAGCCGCTATTGGGGGCTTTATGATTCCTGCAATGGTTGCGAGAAAGTATGATGGCGGCTTTGCTTCAGCAGTTGCTGCAGCTGCAGGATCGATAGGCGTCATTATCCCACCAAGTATTCCATTTGTTCTTTATGGAGTTATAGGTGGGGTTTCAGTTGGAAGTATGTTTTTAGCGGGCATAATTCCAGGGATTATTATTGGTTCTGGCCTGTTAATTACTGCTTACATCATTTCAAAAAAGCGTGGCTATAAGCCTGAACCAGGGGAAGCCTCTACTTTTAAATTTAAAGATGTACTAGTAACGTTTTGGGATGCTAAATGGGCATTATTAATTCCTGTTATTATTCTAGGGGGAATATATGGTGGTATCTTTTCACCTACAGAAGCTGCCGTTGTGGCAGTAGTGTATGCTATAATAATTGGCAAATTCGTTTATAAAGAATTATCTTGGCAAGGTCTTTACGAAAGCTTTAGACAAGCGATTGTCATTAATTCCACTACAATGATTATCATCGGATTATCCGTATCATTTGCTTACTTTATGACAATTGAACAAATTCCTGGAGAAATCTCGGATTATTTGACTGCTTTATCAAGCAATCCACTGGTTATTTTACTGGCAATTAACTTATTGTTGCTTGTAGTCGGAATGTTTATCGATACAATTTCAGCATTGGTTGTTTTAACGCCAATCTTGTTGCCAATTGTTGTGACCGTAGGCGTAGATCCTGTGCATTTTGGTGTTATTCTTGTAGCTAACTTGGCAATTGGATTTGTCACACCACCTCTTGGTGTTAACTTATTTGTGGCATCAAGTGTGGGAGGCGTTCGGTTTGAAAAAATTGCCTTCGCAGTAATCCCCTTCTTGCTTTCGATGATTGTTTGTTTACTAATTATTACATTTATTCCGGCGCTGTCTTTATGGTTGCCAGGACTTTATGAATAA
- a CDS encoding TRAP transporter small permease — MIKKFEKAEEAFLVLTLVLMVALIFGQVVGRYVFSNAPSWTEEMARYIHIFQVWIGASYAVKLREHIRVEAFITKFNGLPRKILETITLIIWFIMALFLAYFGTDLVLSSITNGQVTPAMQLPMWIPFLAIPLGGAGMCIRLIQQLVKIWQGDYEMHKGGDLPA; from the coding sequence ATGATTAAGAAGTTTGAGAAAGCAGAAGAGGCTTTTTTAGTTCTAACATTAGTACTGATGGTTGCTTTAATTTTTGGCCAAGTCGTTGGACGTTATGTGTTTTCGAATGCACCAAGTTGGACAGAAGAAATGGCCCGTTATATACATATTTTTCAAGTGTGGATTGGAGCAAGTTACGCAGTGAAATTGCGAGAGCATATTCGTGTAGAGGCTTTTATCACAAAATTTAATGGATTGCCTAGAAAAATTTTGGAAACGATTACTCTTATCATTTGGTTTATCATGGCTTTGTTTTTGGCCTACTTCGGAACAGACTTAGTATTGAGCAGTATTACGAACGGACAAGTCACACCAGCGATGCAACTACCGATGTGGATTCCATTTTTAGCGATTCCGTTAGGTGGGGCTGGCATGTGTATTCGTTTGATACAGCAATTAGTGAAAATTTGGCAAGGTGATTACGAAATGCATAAGGGAGGGGACCTTCCGGCATGA
- a CDS encoding DctP family TRAP transporter solute-binding subunit, whose protein sequence is MKKLLGLLLIGVFILSACGRPDSGTTTTEDGEAGEDTYTLRLAHLVPEEQSSHVAAVAFKEKLESESDGRLIVELYPNGQLYGSDREAIEAVQLGNIEMTIPAVAAMASFNEKFQVFDLPFLFNNNEAAYKALDGELGQELMADLENNDLKGLVFGENGFRHVSNNEGPIESPKDMEGLKMRTLESPLHTDTFNAFGANASPFAFGELYTALQQGTYDAMDCPISLYYTNKFYEVQDYLTLTGHVYAATALLINNDVYNDLPEDLQEIMTEAAEEFRTEQRILAQQQDGEFLDKLKEEGMQVNDLTDEQRNEFREAAKSVYTKYEDQIGKELIDQALAANE, encoded by the coding sequence ATGAAAAAATTACTCGGACTATTACTTATTGGTGTATTTATCTTATCAGCTTGTGGAAGACCAGATAGCGGAACGACAACGACAGAAGATGGCGAAGCCGGGGAAGATACATATACATTACGACTTGCCCATTTAGTACCGGAAGAACAATCTTCTCATGTTGCAGCAGTAGCGTTTAAAGAAAAATTAGAGTCAGAATCAGATGGTCGTTTAATCGTAGAGTTGTACCCGAATGGTCAACTATACGGTTCTGACCGAGAAGCGATTGAAGCAGTACAACTCGGAAACATTGAAATGACCATTCCAGCTGTTGCAGCAATGGCTTCGTTTAACGAAAAATTCCAAGTGTTCGATTTACCGTTCTTGTTTAATAACAATGAAGCAGCTTACAAAGCGTTAGACGGAGAGCTAGGTCAAGAACTAATGGCGGACCTTGAAAACAATGATTTAAAAGGATTGGTTTTCGGCGAAAATGGATTCCGTCATGTTTCTAACAATGAAGGGCCAATCGAATCTCCAAAAGATATGGAAGGCTTGAAGATGAGAACATTAGAAAGCCCATTGCATACAGATACTTTTAATGCTTTTGGGGCCAACGCATCTCCATTTGCTTTTGGGGAACTATATACAGCATTGCAACAAGGCACATATGATGCAATGGATTGCCCGATATCTCTTTACTACACTAACAAATTTTATGAAGTTCAAGATTATTTAACGTTGACAGGTCACGTATACGCAGCAACAGCATTGCTAATTAATAACGATGTTTACAACGATCTTCCAGAAGATTTACAAGAAATCATGACAGAAGCAGCTGAAGAGTTCCGTACAGAACAACGTATACTGGCACAACAACAAGATGGAGAGTTCCTTGATAAACTTAAAGAAGAAGGTATGCAAGTTAACGACTTAACAGATGAGCAACGCAACGAATTCCGTGAAGCGGCAAAATCTGTTTATACAAAATACGAAGATCAAATTGGGAAAGAGTTGATCGATCAAGCGTTAGCAGCGAATGAATAA
- a CDS encoding GntR family transcriptional regulator: protein MEKITKQATLADRAYEYIKKMIITGELKPGQELPEEKLAHELGISRTPLREALKRLAMDALIELRNLKPAVVAAFTSQDIIEIMELRRLLEIKGLENLTDVEQRPNIDELMVNSERQLQAVQEKKVVEFMDLDQEFHALLYQNHRNNRLKEMINNINSGGSRAFLLLSDTATDSSKKAYEEHLSILQAIEQGDLKKAKQQLGVHLDNIESRLLKYSTQEEL, encoded by the coding sequence ATGGAAAAGATCACGAAACAAGCCACGTTGGCAGATAGAGCCTACGAATATATCAAAAAGATGATTATTACAGGAGAACTAAAGCCTGGTCAAGAATTGCCAGAAGAGAAGTTAGCACATGAACTTGGCATAAGTAGAACGCCTTTACGAGAAGCATTAAAAAGATTAGCCATGGATGCATTAATTGAGTTAAGAAACCTGAAACCCGCAGTAGTAGCGGCTTTTACTTCTCAAGACATTATTGAAATTATGGAACTTCGCCGACTACTAGAAATCAAAGGCCTTGAAAATTTAACGGATGTAGAGCAACGACCTAATATTGATGAGCTAATGGTAAATAGTGAACGTCAATTGCAGGCAGTGCAAGAAAAAAAAGTGGTGGAATTTATGGATTTAGATCAAGAATTTCATGCTTTGTTATATCAAAACCACCGCAATAACCGTTTGAAAGAAATGATAAATAATATTAATAGCGGAGGGAGCAGAGCTTTTTTATTGTTATCTGATACTGCAACCGATAGTTCAAAAAAAGCATATGAAGAACATCTCTCCATTCTCCAAGCAATAGAACAAGGAGACTTAAAAAAAGCCAAACAGCAGTTAGGCGTTCACTTAGATAATATTGAAAGCCGACTACTGAAATACAGTACACAGGAGGAACTATGA
- a CDS encoding FAD-binding oxidoreductase has translation MTSQWISQLQNTIKTDQYSTSVSELYRHSHDESDHPPVEPEIVCFPESTEDVLAIMKIAREASVAITPFGIGSGLEGQAIPIKGGISLNFERMNQVVKFSPEDLLVTVQPGITRLQLNHIINRHGLQFPIDPGADATIGGMTATNASGTTAVRYGVMRDQIVDLEIVLADGTLLHTGTKAKKSSSGYHLTGLFTGSEGTLGIITEITLKLHGIPEHTIAASCTFETPHQCAEAAHMILLSGIPVQRMEFVDAYSIAKVNDYGNYGLPEKHSLFFEFAGMKSAAEEEAALAQELLTDMNCENWRIAADSEERASIWKARHEMAYAYRHQAGMTITGGDVCVPISKLPELIDYARDLISESGLEGGVLGHIGDGNFHTSIAYDAKDPKQQIAAETINEKLAYRAIELEGTCTGEHGVGLGKMKYQDAEHGAAVAIMRNMKQMLDPNNLLNPGKIFT, from the coding sequence ATGACAAGCCAGTGGATCAGCCAGTTGCAAAACACAATAAAAACAGATCAATATTCAACTAGCGTTAGCGAATTATATCGACATAGCCACGATGAATCCGATCACCCACCTGTAGAACCTGAGATTGTTTGCTTCCCAGAATCCACGGAAGATGTGTTAGCAATTATGAAAATTGCTCGTGAAGCATCAGTTGCTATTACGCCTTTTGGCATAGGTTCTGGTTTAGAAGGGCAAGCGATTCCCATAAAGGGCGGTATCTCACTTAATTTCGAACGCATGAATCAAGTGGTGAAATTTTCACCAGAAGATTTACTGGTAACAGTCCAACCTGGTATCACTCGCCTTCAACTGAATCACATCATTAATCGGCATGGATTGCAATTTCCGATTGACCCAGGTGCCGATGCCACAATTGGTGGGATGACAGCTACGAATGCCAGCGGTACAACCGCAGTTCGTTATGGTGTTATGCGAGATCAGATTGTCGATTTGGAAATTGTGTTAGCAGATGGCACCCTTCTACATACCGGAACAAAAGCAAAAAAATCGTCTTCAGGCTATCATTTGACGGGGCTGTTTACTGGGTCCGAAGGAACGCTTGGCATCATTACAGAAATCACGTTAAAACTTCATGGAATTCCTGAGCATACAATTGCTGCTAGCTGCACATTTGAGACACCTCATCAATGTGCAGAAGCGGCTCATATGATCTTGCTTAGCGGCATTCCTGTTCAACGCATGGAATTTGTTGATGCATACAGCATTGCGAAAGTGAACGACTACGGCAATTACGGACTTCCTGAAAAGCACTCGTTATTTTTTGAGTTTGCTGGCATGAAAAGTGCAGCGGAAGAAGAAGCTGCACTAGCACAGGAATTGTTAACAGATATGAATTGCGAAAACTGGCGGATTGCGGCGGATTCGGAAGAACGAGCATCGATTTGGAAAGCGCGTCATGAAATGGCTTATGCTTACCGGCATCAAGCAGGTATGACAATTACTGGTGGGGACGTATGCGTTCCTATATCTAAGCTTCCCGAACTGATTGATTATGCTCGTGACCTTATTTCCGAAAGTGGATTAGAAGGTGGTGTTTTAGGTCATATTGGAGATGGTAATTTTCATACTTCAATTGCTTATGATGCCAAAGACCCTAAGCAGCAAATTGCTGCCGAAACGATTAATGAAAAACTTGCTTATCGCGCCATCGAACTCGAAGGAACATGCACAGGTGAACATGGTGTCGGCCTCGGAAAAATGAAATATCAAGATGCAGAACACGGAGCCGCTGTTGCCATTATGAGAAACATGAAGCAAATGCTAGATCCGAATAATTTATTAAATCCAGGAAAAATATTCACATAA
- a CDS encoding LytTR family DNA-binding domain-containing protein produces MENTILEQMGFIIGDWIPKEASIAIAVEGSYIYYKAGVHDLQIREGQAVLPGSIAARAKKEGQRIEMFVEESIFGTPYYGIGYPVKLGEKESVLVIILPPDYLVRKNKPIRFLTGKYEDTWRPVSVNKVSHIESSQKKTWFYTDDEAYCAIHTLKNLKHQLPDSFLPIHRSYIVNIDYIEEISRDIASNYQLTLRDGSILPVSQNYTASVRERLGF; encoded by the coding sequence ATGGAAAATACGATATTAGAACAAATGGGTTTTATCATAGGGGATTGGATTCCGAAAGAAGCATCGATTGCAATTGCGGTAGAAGGTAGCTATATCTACTATAAAGCGGGAGTTCATGACTTGCAGATTCGAGAAGGCCAGGCAGTGCTTCCCGGTAGTATTGCTGCACGTGCAAAAAAAGAAGGACAACGAATTGAAATGTTTGTCGAAGAGTCTATCTTCGGAACCCCTTATTACGGCATTGGCTATCCAGTCAAGCTAGGAGAAAAAGAAAGCGTACTTGTTATTATTTTGCCGCCGGATTATTTAGTTCGTAAAAACAAACCAATCCGATTTCTAACAGGAAAGTATGAAGATACTTGGCGTCCTGTTTCTGTAAATAAAGTTTCTCATATTGAAAGCAGCCAAAAGAAAACATGGTTTTATACAGACGATGAAGCTTATTGTGCAATACATACATTGAAAAACTTAAAGCATCAATTGCCAGATAGTTTTTTACCGATTCATCGATCTTATATCGTGAATATTGATTATATAGAAGAGATTTCTCGAGACATTGCATCAAACTATCAGTTGACACTAAGAGACGGCTCGATTTTACCCGTTAGCCAAAATTATACCGCTAGTGTCAGAGAGCGACTCGGTTTCTAA